AGTTATCTCTAGCTTGGAGTTAGAAGAATCGAGTTTCCTGAATAAATGTAGTTTCCTATTTCCGGAGTCTGTTTGATGTTTAAAGAACCAATCTCGTCGCTGTTCGCCGGCACTCCAATCATACTCACAGGCGATCAAGGCCTACTGAAAGAGGACGGATGCATTTCATTTTCCGTGACCAAAAGGCCATATGCTAAACGGAAAGCGACGTGTGACATGCGCAATAACATAACATTCGTTTCGGGTTAAGCGAAATGTGACTCTCGCTTCGGTGCCTATAGAGGTGTTGTGTTCCAAAGGTTTTATTTTATGAAGAATTGTTCGAGGAAAAACGGGTTCGTAACGCTTGGTTAGCTTGTAAATGTTATTATCCTGTAATATAAGCGTCATCGATTTCTGAACTTAATTATTAAGAGTTTGTCTTATATGTTAACACATGCTCAGAGTGTTTCGGCAACGGCTATCTTTAAATAACGTGAGATTGACATATCCTAAGGCCTGGACCGGAAAGCGTCCTTCTCTGTCCCATTATTTTATCCTGATCAGTGACAAATTGTATCGCCTACATCTTGATGGATACATAAGCATAACTTCGAATTTTAAGGATATAAGTGACCTTTTTTGTTGCAAATGCAAATCTGTAAATCACTAATCAGCAAAGTGCCATATCTTGTttggaaatattattttacatCAGGGATTTGAAGATTTGAGGCGTTTCCAGTTGGAAAATGAAGACGAAGCCCTGGCCAAAGTACTAAAAATGTCCAAACCAGAAGACTCTCCAACTCCCTCATCTTTGGTGCAGGTATCTTTTGAATATCCAGAGTTACCAACTTTCAGCATACATTCAAGATTCTATAAGTTCTGGTCTTAACATGGTAGTGTTATGAACTACTAAAATTAGAGGTGTTTGGGAACtaataaagttaaaattgttCTGGCTAAATTTTTGGGAACTTTTTTGGCCTGTTAGATTATCTTGGAATACTTATGCGACTCTTTGAGCCTTGGTTAGTTATGAGCTGCAAGACCATACATTTATCTTTACCCTTTGAGTGATGTGTCCTTGAACGTTGTAGTAAGGCTTAATTCTCATACGATGATCGTCattgccattattttttttcccatctgACAGGATTTTCAAACAcaagatgatgatgaagatcAAATATTAGCTAGAGCTGTGgctctttctttagaaacaccAGGTTTGTAATTTAATGTAACTGGTGGGTCAAATGCATAAGCCTTTGACCACGGATCAATTCGTCCTTTTCCCAACCCCGGTAGcgtctttgtattttttttttttttgttaatttttatttttaaattacaaacacAATACTTACAATACAATATGAAACACCACTTACACTAATTACAATGCTTATTTACATTACTCTAGTTACAGTCACTAATaattacactacttacagtCACTAATAATTACACTACTTACAGCATCCAGCTCTATTAACAATACAATCGACTAATTATGCCATTACATACAAAAAgtactattttcttttaacattgcACAGTGACACATACCGGCGATGGCGACGCCCAGTTAATTCtccaacaaaaataaactacaataAACTAATAAACAAGGAAGAATATGAGATCTAAGTTTATGCATTGGTCTTCcattcttttccttaaaaaaagggcaaacacaaaattatatgAGAAATTCCCATCTAATTTGAAAATCGCGAAGCTTTCTGTTTCTTAtagcaattattttttcaacttgttttttaactttaaccTTGTGCAAAAACAATCTAATATTGGAGAGGTGTTATTTTTTCTACATTCCCAAATAGTCAATTTCcctaaaattatcaaataatttaacagATCGTTCCTCTGAAGTAAGCCAACCATAATatcttttaaagacaaaattaaatattcgCCACTAAGATCAAACCACCAGACTGTAAATAGGTTCCAAAAAGCTTGCACAAAGGAGCAGTTAAAGAAGAGGTGGTACAGATCTTCCGTATAGGTTCCACAAGAAGAACACTTGTCCGAATCACTTAACCctattttgaacaatttatcgtttgtaaacaaaatgaaattcaatacTCTGTATTGAAACGACCAAACATACGTTTCGCTCGCAACAAGATAAGGAATAGAGAAAACTTCCTGCGCATTTGAAAGCTCAAAATCCGCTGTCAACTTTTTAAAGCCATTCGGGATTCTCGCTTTACTTGTTATCATCGTAGAATAAAACTGTTTACACTTTGCAGTATATGCATTAAAAGATTTAGACTTATAATCAAAATTCATAGGATCGAGATTACCCGCTGTGGGGATGGGGCAGGAGCTTTTTGATTTCATATTAATAATAGAAGATCTCAAGGCTGTCCAAGTCAGGAAATTAGTGTTAAGTCCTTTTTGCTTAAAGAATTCATAAGAACGCACATTGTCAACATCGAACTGTAAATCATTCAAATAAGTTATGCCCTTGTCAAAGTATGTTTTATAAAAAACAGGTTTATTATTAATTCGTATATCCTTATTATTCCAAATTACATTTTGAGAATAATTCACATCAGAAAAGGAGCATCTAAAATCCGCCCACCATCTTAGAAGCTGTAAGTAAAACTTACTAAGACTTAAGTCAAGATCATTTACATCATAGTTacatctaaaaagaaaacatcctccgtatttttttaagttgtatTTGAGATAAGAAATCCAGGGCCCTTCCTTCTCATCTATGAGACGCGGAATCCCGGACAATCTTAATGCTTTAATATGTAGCTCAAGGTCTGTGAGATTCAGTCCACCATTCTCTAAAGTATTTATCACAGAAAGCCTTGTGACTTTATCAGGGCCTTTCCACAAAAATTTGTAGATCATTTTCTCCATCTGTTTAATAATTTCGGGTGGGGTTTCTATTATTGAGGAAACATATAATAATTTTGGGATTAGGAAAGATTTAATCATTGTTACTTTGCCAAATAGGGAGAGACCTCTGAGTTTCCATAAGTTAATCATTTTTTGAACTTCATTTAATCTATCctggaaattttgttttataactTGTTCTTGATCACAGGAGAAGTGAATACCTAGGGTCTTAACACCTGTACACCACTCAAGGCCCAGAGGTGTTTctaaagaatttttgttttttccaaccCACATAGCTTTGGTTTTAGAAAGGTTCATTTTTAAGCCAGAACATTTTTCGAAGTCATTAAGGATTTGTATTACTTTTTCGACTGATTAAATATTTGCTAGAGTAGCTGTCATGTCGTCGGCGTACAACAGAGACCTAGTTTCATCTTCCCCGATTTTTATGCCTTCAATATTCTCATTTGTTCTTATAGATATCGCCATAATTTCAATggcaattaaaaataaataaggcGACAGAGGGTCTCCCTGCCTAACACCCCTTTCTAGTTGAaaaggagaagagaaaaaaaccatTATTAAGAACACAACCTGAGAGGTTATTGTAAAACGTTTGAATCCACTTTATGAAGGAGGGTCCGAAATTAAAACACTCTAATGCtttataaagaaattcatgttCTATGgagtcaaaagctttttcaaaatcaataaacaGTAAAACACCTGGTAACTGTAGTGATTCAGTATGAGCGATAATGTCTAAGATTGAACGAGCTGTTTCTCCAATAAACCTACCCTTCATAAAACCGGATTGATTTGCATGGATTACAGAGGGAAGAacattttttattctatttgcGATGACCTTAGTTGCGATTTTTGAGTCGACATTAATCAACGAGATTGGTCTccaattttccaaaaacatccTGTCCCTTCCTTTTTTGTCGATCAAGGTGATGATCGCCTgcttttgagaatttgacatttGCCCTAGCTCAAAACAATGATTAAAAACTTCAGTCATTAATTCACCAACAGAATTccagaaaattttataaaattcaaaaggaaTTCCATCATTTCCAGGCGTCTTCCCCGTGTCAAATGTATCAAGTGCTTTAACACATTCCTCTATGGTTATTTGACCCTCGCAGCTTAATCTTTCCTCTTGCGATAGTCGTGGAATATTCGAATTTCCAAGAAAGTGATGTAATGAGTCAGATTGGTCTACCTTCAATTTGTTGCTATATAGGTACTTGTAATACTCCGTAGCGGAATCCAATattttttgatagtttttagtAATGACTCCACTTAAACAGAGCTTTCTTATGTGTTTCCTGgtgtaatttctcttttctaaactcaaaaaatatttagtaCTCTTTTCGCCGTATTCATGCCACCTCGCCCTGGCACGCACAATTAATCCATTAGCCTTTTCCTCATAAAAACTTTCCAGTCCGCTTTGCATTCATCAAGAATTTTTTCGACCTCCTCACAGGGGGCCTGCTGAAACTGTGCTTGAgcaatttgcaattttctttgCAGCTTTTCTTCTCTCTCCCTTTTGATCTTAGCTACTTCTTTTGAGTAATTTATGCAAAAGAGTCTGACTTTATATTTAATCCAATCCCAAGCAACTCTCACATCTGAAAATTCCTCTCCCTCTTTTTTCCATTGGtctagcttttctttcatcttttgaacaaaattttcatcagtCAATAAGGAAGTATTCATTTTCCAAAACCCCGGGCCTCGCTGACATTCTTCGATTTCCTGTAGATGTAAGAAAATTGCTGAGTGATCAGACCTTATTGCTGCAATGATGTTGACATCTTTAATCAAGTCCTGAAGTGAATTTGAGATGAGCCAATAATCTAatctacaaaaaataaatggaGATTTTTGGGACCATGTAAAGCTTTTTGCTTGGGGATTTTTTACACGCCCTACATCATGCAAATTAAATGTTGTTTGTATTTCGTCAATGCGTTCAACAACTTTCTTCCTTAATACCAGTATCCCACCTTTTTTGTCCAGTAGCGGATTAATGGGACAATTGAAGTCACCAcctattattattttatcttcataAGCGAGACCTTCTTTCCTTAGAACGTCAATTAAATGATCATAGAATTGCACAGCTTGATTATCATTGTTTGGACCGTAAACAttcactaaaaaatatttttcatcattgatTTGAACTTCAATACTAATATATCTCCCATTGGGCTCAATgacttttttaattatcttgcAATCAAACCCCTTTCGAAAGAGTATTGCAACACCCCTTGAACCACTACTCCCATGAGCGAGCTCCAGAGGGGCACCCCATTCAGCTTTCCATTGTTTCTCATTGTTTCCAGTTGAATGCGtttcttgaagaaaaataatatttgcattttgttttctgcACCATGCAAAAATTGCGCGTCGTTTCTTAAAATTGCTCAAGCCTCTAACATTTAATGAAAGCATTCTAAAATCACTCATTTCTgctatgatttttctttttggtacGGAAAAAAACCTGCAAGACCATTTGCTTTATAACACACCtttgaataattatttgcaTCGCTCTACACAAAGAACGAAAACACTGacacaaaaatataaacacataGTAAATAATTTAGCTTGGAATATAatatcaaatttcaaattttcatctttcctCCTGAAGGAGTGTATCATCCTTTCTCTCCCCTTCAGCCGCACTCACTCCAAACCGATAAATATTAACTTAATAACATGATTGACAGTAATTATGGCTTCctataaatgtattttatcatttgtcaaaaaaaaaaagattaacaaaGAGCGGCCTTCGAATTCGTGAAATTAAATGAAGAGCTAGATAATTCATCTTAAAATATTGTAGACAGTGCTAGAGCAAAGATAGTATATTTGATAGTAAAGCAATACGCGATCAAGTCCAGTAGTCGGTTTAGCTGGTGTTGGCATTTTCAGCTTGCAGGTAGAAGGACTTAAGTTTTGACTCACcattcaatttaaaaatgatCCTGGCCGGTAAGCTCCAAGGAATATAGGCTAATTGGACATCTTCTCGACTACGGATTTCATTCAGGTGCCTCTCTTTAAGCTTTTTGCGCTGCTCCCTCACAGATTTTGATACGTCGTCTGAAATGTATAGATTTGCTTCATGGAAAGGATTCTCTCTTAACTTAGAGGCCGCATTACGCAAGATGTATTCCTTGGCGgtatattttaataaatatacgTGAACTGGCCTAGGTAGAGTTGCACCACTTGTAGGACTTTGCCTTTGTTTGATATTTGTGCGGTGGGCCCGCATTACTTCTATCTCCTCTAGGCCCATGTGTTCCGTCAAGATCGAAGTTACAAGCGCTAAGCAGGACGAGTCTTTTTCGGCaccttctggaatgttccaaATAACAATATTATTTCTCTTAGAACGATTCTCCATTTCTTCTAATTTCTTCTCAAGTAGTTCCACTTGTACTAAATCAGCTTTCTTCTGCAAGGTTTGTTTCACTGCTTCCATTTCTTGATACATCCCTTCTAAACCTGCGGATAATTCGCTCGTTGTAGTTTCAAGCGTTGTCAGCTTCGTTAAGATAGTATCATGGCGACTTTGGCTCGAAGCTTCCAACTTATCGATTTTTTCTGCAAGACTTTTCACCAGGCGACTCAGCTCCGCAACGTTTTCCGCCGACATGGTAGACTGAACTTTAAGCTTCTTTCCTGAGCGCAGAATACTCATACTAAAAACTTTGAAGCCATTTTAGATACTTTTCGAGCAGAGCGCGGAACGGCACGTCTTACTACCTCGAAGCCATGACCAGAAGTCTTTGTATTTATTATTGCAACAAAAATGTATACTCATAAAAGTAACCTTTACACATGGGTGCCATAAAGAGCAACCTAAAGACGCATTTCATATTCTTGTTCAGAAGTGAtcaacagggtaatttaatattattaactgagttaataacgtaaattggccatcgtaaatAGTTTCAACgctgatgtttcgagtgttGGCTCTTTGTCAAAGCAGAtggacaaagggctaacactcgaaacatcagttttttaactcttaacggtggccaatttacgttatcattttagctgataacactaaattaccctgttatactctctaaccaacgcagcaccacagtttctttagaaacttcccTCCTTTATTCAGATGTGATTAGCCATGTTCATCTTTAATGCTCAAGTAATTtctcaaatggaaaaaaaagaaatgacagtcCTTCTATTTAGACCAGTCATTTACTCACTAAGtcaattttaaactttaaaaaaacgaaatcctttttttcctttatattcgTTTAAGGCCCTTCACCTAGATATTTTTACAATGACAAGAATGAATAAACGTCAACCAGGAAACCACTTAAATACCTCCTTCGTCATTTTTAGCTGTCATaacatttcaaaagttttttgttttgctttgtttttgccttcttcttcttctttctcttcctttcttgATGCTTGCTGATTCGTTTCCTTGGGTTTGTTGTCTTTCTGTCTTCTTACGTATGTCGAGTGCATGTCTCGCCCCAATTGAATATTCAGGAAATTAGGGGGAAATGCTAGAAATATTTCATACTTCGTTTTTATTACTATTTCACACTCGGTTTGGATCCGTTCAATCCGATGGCTTTAACGCTTCATCCGCTGAACTTCTACTTGCTGACGTCAATTGGTTCGATCCTTCGGTACGCACTATAGAGAACACACAATCTGCTTCTCCCCTTTGTTTGCCAAACAACTACCACTGGAATGCGCATGCGGGAAGGACGACAAAGACAGGCGATCAGAGGAGTTCTCTAAGAGTGGTCGAGGAAGGACTTGAACAACTCAGGAGAGTTAAAGGCAAGCTATAGTCGGCTACAATATTGATATTGAGGATGTTATCTAATTCTCAAATTTCGCTGACCTAAATGTAGTTCATACAAAGAAGTTGCTAactcaaaatggaaaaatttttcatttcgtGACCTAAAATGAAAACGATGCGCAATTTAAGCTCCGGTCTGATTTGAATTAAATTAGAATTGCTTCAATTAATTAGGcgaaacaataaagaaaacCTACAAGTGATTATAGCAAAACTTATTCTTCATTTAAATCAATCATTGTGTTAACTGCGAATTTCTTTGTATCATTCTTCAACAGGCCCAGTGTGCGTGGTATCCATCGCTGGTCCTTACAGAAAGGGGAAGTCCTATATATTAAGCCAAGCTTTTGACCAACCAGACGTTTTTCCTCTTGGACATAAAATGGAGGCTGAGACTATGGGAATCTGGATATGGATTGTTCCAGAAAAATTCAAGGTTTGTTTATTCATTGAGTTTGGCAGTATCTTATAAGATAAAAGTAACCTTGCACTGACGTAACCGCTTTTAATTAATGATGtctattttcaaaatgttgGGGTAGACACGGTAGGAATCCGGTCGGAAGGTACGGATCGAGACCTGCCTCGGTCGTTTTGCCGTTTTCTGAGGCAAGAAACTTTAGTCTCACAGCGCCTCCCTCCATTCAGAAGTTTAAATGGCCCGGTACCGGCGAACTGCCGGAAAGCCTGACGAAATGCGAAAGGGCTATCACTGTTATGCATGTATTAGGTAACCCGTATTGGGTGAGTGGCAAATAAACCCGGTCGCGTCGTGCTGCAGAAACCGCGGGATAAACTCCAACTGAATGGGTCACTAACCTCAAGTCCAGAGTTTACCTATTAActttataaaatttgttcaaTCGATATTGCATTTAGAATTCCAATGGACAAGAATTCACAGTGGTGTTACTAGACTCTGAAGGGATTGACGCCACAAAtagtgaaaacaccgatgacCATCAGATCTTCACTTTAACAGTCTTGTTAGCGTCCGTGTTGATATACAATTCGCAAGGTGTTCCGACACGAAGTGATGTAGAGAAACTGGAATATCCTTGACAACTCTCCATTAGAATCAGAACTACAGTTAGTAGGATTGTCTGCATAAAAAAAGCCGGCAAATTAATTTCAGTTGTTGTTGAAAGCTCTGTaacaagacaaaatattttgctccGTGTTCAaacaaaagatagaaaaacGGTTGTGCAcaatatctttttgtttttttttttactttttacacACTGGATTCTGATAAATAAACAGGGAGCTTTTATAGGTCATTGAGCTCAAAATAATGTGGGTATCAGTTTTGGTTGACATATATACCATAGAGATGCTTTTATACTCCTTGACGGTTTGCAGCTACATAGTAAAACTTTCCAAAAGAATTCAGACGCGATCCACCGTCTCTGGTGCGTATAGTCCATCGCAAAACAGCGAGTTTTTCCATAAAACATTTCCCTATTTCATCTGGCTGCTTAGAGATGTAACACAGTCTATACCAGATGACTGCAAGAACATCAAagaatatttcttaaaaaagGTAATCCTTGTCGTTCTACTAGTTTTGGGAGGCATACGACTGTTAATGACTCATGTTTTTGACGGTGTGTAAGAGGTAGCTTAATCCATCCTCAATCAACGGCCATTAGGGAAGAAAGCTCTTTTCATTAGTTTGTATCGGAAAAGTCGAAACCATCCAGAGGGAGGCATAGTTTCTGCTTGTAAAAGATGTGTTTGATAACGCTCATCCTTGTTAAAAGAACATAGTTATCCGCAGAGGCTAATCTCATTAAATACGATATATCTCTACTCTCCCTGAGAGAACAATATCTTGCTTAGAGTAGATCTTCAAAATTCAAATCATATGAGGTTCACAATATATGTTAAAGGGTACGTGCCATCTCGATATTTCGGTTATATAGAAACTTAAGGATCATGGGCTTCTCATGCTTAACGTCAGGTTTTTAAAGGACACGTTTCATCAGATGCGGATAATAAAACCGAGGAAGGAGTAGCTGGGAGCATCTTACGTTTCTTTCCTGGCTTCGATGCCTTTATGTTGCCACCTCCAGCAGTTGATCCTGAGacaatgaaaagtttaaaccagacaaaaagaaaagtgaatcCTTCGTTCTGGTGTGGCTTGGAGAGGTTTAAAAGCTTATTGAGGGACACTTTATCCCCTAAACGCAGCTTCAATGATGCAGAGTTCGTCACAGGCGAAGGTagacttgctttttttttaactatcgCTTTAGATATCTACTATGAATGAGATTATTTTAAATGCAATGGCGACTTCTAACTGTGCACACGCACGATCAGCGATTCTTGCCTTCCTAGTATGAACAcgtgagaaagaaaaatttcggaTACACGAAGGAATATTCAAACTATCtaccttttttcaaaattgactTGATCCGGTTCCTTTGAAGCAAATGCAAGAATGTAGCCTGGAAAAGGAATCGTTCATCTGAACAATGCTGCATTCGAATCAGAGTGATCAACGCCCAGAGAAAAAATTGATAGCAGTAATTATGATGTTGACAatgatgaaataataataataataataataataataataattatgatattaataatagtcatcataatagtaataataattggGATGTGGCAATTTGGTTATACAAAACGGAATActtcaataaaatttcattttaggTCTCGCAGCTATGGTTCAGCTCTACGTCGACGCAATAAATGCTCCTGATGCTATTCCGAATGTTCAAAGCGCATGGGAGACGTTTGTCGAAGGCAAATGCGCTGAAGCAAAACAGTCTACTCTGCAAATGTATGATGCACTTATGACGGCCCGATTATCGGATGCGTTACCTCGCAGAAATAATGATATTCGTATGTGCCATAACGATGCTCTTGAGCAATGCGAGGATCAGTTGATGATGGAACTTGCTGGAATTTCTACAAATTCAGTTGAAATGACAACTAGAGAGTTTCAGGCAAGTCgcaaaaagtgtttgttttagagttttttCACTATCCTGATTTCTTCTTGGTTCATTgtatcttttgaaaaaagtgaattCCGCTGACCATTGTGTAAGCCAAATTTTCAATCATGGTTCATACATAGAAGAAAGTTTGTGTAACATTTCTGCCATATCACAGAGTTCATACAGTTGGATTGCGGACAGTGACATCTCAGTCAGTCGAGCCTGAGAAGGGATGATAAGTAGTTCTGTATTTAGTAGAATTACACCTCAGTGTCCGCCTACTACTTAAAATTATTCTCAAAGACAGCCCGGAGACCGTGGATTGAAgtgattattttttctcttaagaACCTCTACTTTtacctttaatttcaaactttatTATAACTACCGAGTGAATTTGCGGGATTTTCAAACCAAGCTAGCGTTTTTAACGCTGTGTAATAGACTGATATGAGGTCCGCTTCTATCCGGACCGGGCCCAAGGGAATCTTATGTCTGGCAAAAGAGCCTGAAAAGTACCCTTAAAATACCTTCATTATGAATCATTTCGTTTAAACAACGTTTTTTATTTCCACAAACAGTTATCAGTCGAAGCAAAACTGCTCTCTTGGCTGACTAAAAACGAAGAGCTGACGAGAAAATCCTGCGAAATTCTCTTACGAGACCTAAAAAAGAATCATTTGGACCCTGTATTTGAGAAACTTTTGGGTGAGGAACGAGACAAAATATCATTTGAAGACATAATTGGTGGATATCAGAGAGTTAAGGACGATTTCCATCAGTATGCAGAGGGAGCTGAAGACGTTATCGCCGCTGTATTTTTGGAGCTTCATAAAGTAAGGAACACTAAAGTTGTGATTCATTTAACTTTCAATGTCATTATCAAAGAAGTAACCGAGGCTTATAAGAACTGTGAAGTATTGTGACAGTTTACATGAATTGTTACTCGCTCGTATTTACCAGGATATGACAACATGTTCATTCTTTGAAATGATTCGTAAGCATTTCATTAAACCAACGACGTCATAACGTAACAAAGCAAAGCAGAGCTCTTATCTAGGTGCGTAGAGATCCAATTGGGAACACCATAATTATGAACAATGTCACAATACGCCAGTTTTAagacaattggttcatgcttagcgtACGTATATCTAGTTCTGGatgcacgtgggaagtttggataGCACTAGAGAAGCGAGAGTTTTTCAAGGGGAAGCCGAAAGCAACCCGAGCTGTTGagtaaataaaagtaaatactcaagcgcgggaaaaaacGGGAATGATCAACAAACGTATTCGAGATAAACGATCACCCTCTCTAGAGACTTCAACTTCCGCTCTACCTTATGGGTGTTATTTTATAATTCAATGCTAAAAAATGCCAAGAAATGCTGATATGCTTTCTAAAGGAAAATAGGGAACTCCCACTATTGAAGATCGACGATCAGCCTCTAGAGCTTGCCATCTCTCATAAAGGGATAGGTTTCTAAcgaaactgtggtactgcgtcggcGGGAAATTATAGCAgtgtaatttggtattatcaattgagttgataacggaaattggccaccgtaaagatttaaaagctgacgtttcgagcgtttgcccttcgtcagagggaaTGGCGAAGGGCTAGCCCGCttaacgtcagctttttaagtctttacggtggcaaatttacgttatcaactcaattgcTCGTAAAGTACTTCGACTAGAGATTCAGAATAACTTAAAGTGGAACAACCGTGTGGATGCTACAGTTAACATAGCTACTAAACGTTTCCAAATACTCCTTGTATTGAGTGCA
This region of Pocillopora verrucosa isolate sample1 chromosome 3, ASM3666991v2, whole genome shotgun sequence genomic DNA includes:
- the LOC131783053 gene encoding guanylate-binding protein 6, with product MDGFEDLRRFQLENEDEALAKVLKMSKPEDSPTPSSLVQDFQTQDDDEDQILARAVALSLETPENTQSASPLCLPNNYHWNAHAGRTTKTGDQRSSLRVVEEGLEQLRRVKGPVCVVSIAGPYRKGKSYILSQAFDQPDVFPLGHKMEAETMGIWIWIVPEKFKNSNGQEFTVVLLDSEGIDATNSENTDDHQIFTLTVLLASVLIYNSQGVPTRSDVEKLDYIVKLSKRIQTRSTVSGAYSPSQNSEFFHKTFPYFIWLLRDVTQSIPDDCKNIKEYFLKKVFKGHVSSDADNKTEEGVAGSILRFFPGFDAFMLPPPAVDPETMKSLNQTKRKVNPSFWCGLERFKSLLRDTLSPKRSFNDAEFVTGEGLAAMVQLYVDAINAPDAIPNVQSAWETFVEGKCAEAKQSTLQMYDALMTARLSDALPRRNNDIRMCHNDALEQCEDQLMMELAGISTNSVEMTTREFQLSVEAKLLSWLTKNEELTRKSCEILLRDLKKNHLDPVFEKLLGEERDKISFEDIIGGYQRVKDDFHQYAEGAEDVIAAVFLELHKDLLKEKEQYLGILAQLKDFDEERSRELAARAYQERERKRLEEQQARLQQENLEQKKQMEMLIRNLDEEKRRFADQMKGERQAHQDQLQNMMEACMRQAQGKRQAFMRENEALQERFLAFQERNEENMKMVQNLSDRAAQQQKEREALRQQMKDQADQDKEDLIKALNEKHDEEMKALRDELNAKSNEMPEQVPQDKMKSSETAELIDRRTREAEERQRNIAETRERQQEVEKPGFWKKALKVVGKIAPLAGAVVSAVVPITAPIAAPVAALAGAACDIVSDDVCSIM